The following coding sequences lie in one Xylocopa sonorina isolate GNS202 chromosome 7, iyXylSono1_principal, whole genome shotgun sequence genomic window:
- the LOC143425325 gene encoding uncharacterized protein LOC143425325 isoform X1, translating into MEAEAGRQSHHQGLQLTLPSPGIPGLDVVRALHQTVISLRSALDSSREELRRLKESVGDFSGESYVDVVERLALENHVLRRKILSRNSEFSSDAATSPPPQARLFPLAVEDVKDLSEEAGVLMDASRDKVDAQKDVPEVSKPVIGPRIDSNTGGNNENPDSESRTFAKVSKGYDGSSSKSEFRDQKSKCTMLKDTAGIKSQAATSTGSLDDTVKSGISNVAATDRQSKDVEEENEAPIDHLDIPDKDLEDLSLKSVSDGDNSVFSDNPDAQLSQQHQRQNQLTEQPKPNDQSENESEELDDIELIFTTDETCRDLGLQEDLVSITETESWQQPAVTGQPVLLKYTKSAEGESLVCNGEKTSSVEEAASSQSSSIDREESVDRFDESSTTRLNKMWSQCSVLVETDISKCGVVEEPEHSTRHAVRRNTLAAPPTAYRPIIHREALVGSRRKSSAPLRPVMDRIAGARRESGAQTDISALPAHWRSESYLAHKVAHTFTTLPSKFALPTGVPGRLRLSDKTREARRVMLSDISFTSMVPELSRSADHLCQDPHAQTCFSSRGCGLRTPDVHRRESLGSPAGFWPRCNPGTGLPSPCDCRLSTDLYSSRYRGSLSSIPSPGLETVGGPSRRHSWRATAASFDTWRVPVATSTPRPTWSSMPSSPTHVHPPAASSKTSKNVPKRTRSKVTFQDCPMTRGSLPNLRSDLVTGDNSGDSTESLIDEAEDYLRRSIDSMLTISSSGVSSDYWNRQTTRRRRTRRFSEPDLIRDWHPPQDARPYLPKIPRDLKLDHLVKVISPEGKVLQGRVRYVGPVPGREEIHVGVELPYLNGSSDGTFHGRRFFDCEPDRAIFVPFKKVILAWCTT; encoded by the exons ATGGAAGCTGAAGCTGGTCGGCAGTCTCACCATCAGGGGCTGCAGCTTACCCTGCCATCCCCGGGAATCCCCGGACTGGACGTCGTGAGAGCTTTGCATCAG ACTGTGATATCACTGCGCTCTGCACTGGATTCCTCGCGCGAGGAGCTTCGTCGTCTTAAGGAGAGCGTCGGTGATTTTTCTGGCGAGAGTTACGTCGACGTCGTCGAGAGGCTCGCTCTTGAGAATCACGTCCTTAGGCGAAAGATCCTAAGCAGGAACAGTGAGTTTTCTAGTGATGCTGCTACAAGCCCGCCGCCCCAGGCCCGTCTTTTTCCACTTGCAGTAGAGGACGTCAAAGA TCTGTCAGAGGAAGCAGGCGTACTCATGGACGCGTCCAGGGACAAAGTCGATGCGCAGAAGGACGTGCCGGAGGTATCCAAGCCGGTCATTGGTCCGCGAATCGACAGCAACACCGGTGGTAACAATGAGAATCCCGATTCGGAGTCCCGTACTTTTGCGAAAGTGTCCAAGGGCTACGATGGATCGTCGTCCAAATCGGAGTTCAGGGATCAGAAGTCAAAGTGTACGATGCTGAAAGACACGGCTGGTATTAAATCACAGGCAGCTACGTCCACCGGCAGTTTGGATGATACGGTGAAAAGTGGGATTTCTAACGTGGCGGCTACTGATAGACAATCCAAAGACGTCGAAGAGGAGAACGAGGCGCCAATCGATCACCTGGATATACCGGACAAGGATTTGGAGGATCTAAGCCTGAAGTCTGTCTCCGACGGGGACAATTCGGTGTTCAGCGATAATCCGGACGCGCAACTGTCGCAGCAACATCAACGCCAGAACCAATTAACCGAACAACCAAAGCCAAACGACCAATCCGAGAACGAGTCCGAAGAGCTTGACGATATCGAGCTGATATTCACGACGGACGAAACGTGCCGCGACTTGGGCCTTCAGGAGGATCTGGTCTCTATAACGGAGACCGAATCCTGGCAGCAACCCGCGGTCACTGGCCAGCCGGTGCTGCTGAAATACACCAAGTCAGCCGAGGGCGAATCTTTGGTTTGCAATGGCGAAAAGACCAGTTCAGTTGAGGAGGCTGCCTCCTCGCAGAGCTCGAGCATCGATCGCGAAGAAAGCGTGGACAGGTTCGACGAGAGCTCTACCACCAGGTTGAACAAAATGTGGTCGCAGTGTTCGGTATTGGTCGAGACAGACATAAGCAAGTGCGGCGTCGTTGAAGAGCCTGAACATTCGACTAGACACGCGGTCAGGAGGAACACTTTGGCCGCGCCACCCACCGCTTATAG ACCGATCATTCATCGTGAAGCTTTAGTGGGCAGCCGACGAAAGAGCTCGGCGCCTTTGAGGCCGGTGATGGACAGAATCGCCGGAGCAAGACGAGAGTCTGGTGCTCAAACAGACATTTCTGCGCTTCCAGCTCACTGGCGGTCCGAGAGTTATCTCGCGCACAAAGTGGCTCATACGTTTACCACGTTGCCAAGCAAATTTGCTCTGCCGACCGGGGTGCCTGGAAGACTGCGATTGTCCGACAAGACCCGGGAAGCGAGAAGAGTGATGCTGTCGGACATCAGTTTCACCAGCATGGTGCCAGAGCTGTCTAGAAGCGCCGATCATCTCTGCCAAGATCCTCACGCACAG acCTGTTTCAGTTCCCGTGGTTGCGGTCTCCGTACACCGGACGTGCATCGACGCGAATCGCTGGGATCACCGGCAGGATTTTGGCCTCGTTGCAATCCAGGCACAGGACTTCCTAGTCCCTGTGACTGCCGCCTCTCCACCGACCTCTACTCTTCCCGATATCGCGGCTCTCTGTCTTCGATCCCGTCGCCTGGACTGGAAACCGTTGGCGGACCATCGCGAAGACACTCCTGGAGAGCGACTGCGGCCTCATTCGATACCTGGAGAGTTCCGGTGGCCACTTCCACGCCGAGACCAACCTGGTCCTCCATGCCCTCCTCACCTACTCACGTGCACCCCCCTGCGGCCTCCTCGAAGACTTCCAAAAATGTTCCGAAGCGGACGCGATCGAAGGTCACGTTTCAAG ATTGCCCGATGACGCGCGGCAGTTTGCCGAATTTGCGCTCGGATTTGGTGACCGGCGATAACAGCGGCGATTCGACCGAGTCGTTGATCGACGAGGCGGAGGATTATTTGCGACGGAGCATCGATTCGATGCTGACAATATCCAGTAGCGGCGTCAGTTCCGATTATTGGAACAGACAGACGACCAGGCGGAGACGTACGCGACGATTCTCCGAGCCGGATCTCATCCGTGACTGGCATCCGCCGCAGGATGCCAGACCGTACCTGCCAAAG ATACCAAGGGATCTCAAGCTGGATCATCTCGTGAAGGTTATATCGCCAGAGGGTAAAGTTCTTCAAGGCCGAGTCAGATACGTGGGACCCGTACCTGGTCGTGAGGAGATACACGTTGGTGTGGAGTTACCCTATTTAAACGGCTCCTCTGATGGCACTTTTCACGGCAGAAGATTCTTCGATTG CGAACCAGATCGAGCGATTTTCGTTCCCTTCAAGAAGGTGATTCTGGCCTGGTGTACTACTTGA
- the LOC143425325 gene encoding uncharacterized protein LOC143425325 isoform X2, producing the protein MEAEAGRQSHHQGLQLTLPSPGIPGLDVVRALHQTVISLRSALDSSREELRRLKESVGDFSGESYVDVVERLALENHVLRRKILSRNSEFSSDAATSPPPQARLFPLAVEDVKDLSEEAGVLMDASRDKVDAQKDVPEVSKPVIGPRIDSNTGGNNENPDSESRTFAKVSKGYDGSSSKSEFRDQKSKCTMLKDTAGIKSQAATSTGSLDDTVKSGISNVAATDRQSKDVEEENEAPIDHLDIPDKDLEDLSLKSVSDGDNSVFSDNPDAQLSQQHQRQNQLTEQPKPNDQSENESEELDDIELIFTTDETCRDLGLQEDLVSITETESWQQPAVTGQPVLLKYTKSAEGESLVCNGEKTSSVEEAASSQSSSIDREESVDRFDESSTTRLNKMWSQCSVLVETDISKCGVVEEPEHSTRHAVRRNTLAAPPTAYRPIIHREALVGSRRKSSAPLRPVMDRIAGARRESGAQTDISALPAHWRSESYLAHKVAHTFTTLPSKFALPTGVPGRLRLSDKTREARRVMLSDISFTSMVPELSRSADHLCQDPHAQTCFSSRGCGLRTPDVHRRESLGSPAGFWPRCNPGTGLPSPCDCRLSTDLYSSRYRGSLSSIPSPGLETVGGPSRRHSWRATAASFDTWRVPVATSTPRPTWSSMPSSPTHVHPPAASSKTSKNVPKRTRSKVTFQDCPMTRGSLPNLRSDLVTGDNSGDSTESLIDEAEDYLRRSIDSMLTISSSGVSSDYWNRQTTRRRRTRRFSEPDLIRDWHPPQDARPYLPKIPRDLKLDHLVKVISPEGKVLQGRVRYVGPVPGREEIHVGVELPYLNGSSDGTFHGRRFFDCKCFADRQHDE; encoded by the exons ATGGAAGCTGAAGCTGGTCGGCAGTCTCACCATCAGGGGCTGCAGCTTACCCTGCCATCCCCGGGAATCCCCGGACTGGACGTCGTGAGAGCTTTGCATCAG ACTGTGATATCACTGCGCTCTGCACTGGATTCCTCGCGCGAGGAGCTTCGTCGTCTTAAGGAGAGCGTCGGTGATTTTTCTGGCGAGAGTTACGTCGACGTCGTCGAGAGGCTCGCTCTTGAGAATCACGTCCTTAGGCGAAAGATCCTAAGCAGGAACAGTGAGTTTTCTAGTGATGCTGCTACAAGCCCGCCGCCCCAGGCCCGTCTTTTTCCACTTGCAGTAGAGGACGTCAAAGA TCTGTCAGAGGAAGCAGGCGTACTCATGGACGCGTCCAGGGACAAAGTCGATGCGCAGAAGGACGTGCCGGAGGTATCCAAGCCGGTCATTGGTCCGCGAATCGACAGCAACACCGGTGGTAACAATGAGAATCCCGATTCGGAGTCCCGTACTTTTGCGAAAGTGTCCAAGGGCTACGATGGATCGTCGTCCAAATCGGAGTTCAGGGATCAGAAGTCAAAGTGTACGATGCTGAAAGACACGGCTGGTATTAAATCACAGGCAGCTACGTCCACCGGCAGTTTGGATGATACGGTGAAAAGTGGGATTTCTAACGTGGCGGCTACTGATAGACAATCCAAAGACGTCGAAGAGGAGAACGAGGCGCCAATCGATCACCTGGATATACCGGACAAGGATTTGGAGGATCTAAGCCTGAAGTCTGTCTCCGACGGGGACAATTCGGTGTTCAGCGATAATCCGGACGCGCAACTGTCGCAGCAACATCAACGCCAGAACCAATTAACCGAACAACCAAAGCCAAACGACCAATCCGAGAACGAGTCCGAAGAGCTTGACGATATCGAGCTGATATTCACGACGGACGAAACGTGCCGCGACTTGGGCCTTCAGGAGGATCTGGTCTCTATAACGGAGACCGAATCCTGGCAGCAACCCGCGGTCACTGGCCAGCCGGTGCTGCTGAAATACACCAAGTCAGCCGAGGGCGAATCTTTGGTTTGCAATGGCGAAAAGACCAGTTCAGTTGAGGAGGCTGCCTCCTCGCAGAGCTCGAGCATCGATCGCGAAGAAAGCGTGGACAGGTTCGACGAGAGCTCTACCACCAGGTTGAACAAAATGTGGTCGCAGTGTTCGGTATTGGTCGAGACAGACATAAGCAAGTGCGGCGTCGTTGAAGAGCCTGAACATTCGACTAGACACGCGGTCAGGAGGAACACTTTGGCCGCGCCACCCACCGCTTATAG ACCGATCATTCATCGTGAAGCTTTAGTGGGCAGCCGACGAAAGAGCTCGGCGCCTTTGAGGCCGGTGATGGACAGAATCGCCGGAGCAAGACGAGAGTCTGGTGCTCAAACAGACATTTCTGCGCTTCCAGCTCACTGGCGGTCCGAGAGTTATCTCGCGCACAAAGTGGCTCATACGTTTACCACGTTGCCAAGCAAATTTGCTCTGCCGACCGGGGTGCCTGGAAGACTGCGATTGTCCGACAAGACCCGGGAAGCGAGAAGAGTGATGCTGTCGGACATCAGTTTCACCAGCATGGTGCCAGAGCTGTCTAGAAGCGCCGATCATCTCTGCCAAGATCCTCACGCACAG acCTGTTTCAGTTCCCGTGGTTGCGGTCTCCGTACACCGGACGTGCATCGACGCGAATCGCTGGGATCACCGGCAGGATTTTGGCCTCGTTGCAATCCAGGCACAGGACTTCCTAGTCCCTGTGACTGCCGCCTCTCCACCGACCTCTACTCTTCCCGATATCGCGGCTCTCTGTCTTCGATCCCGTCGCCTGGACTGGAAACCGTTGGCGGACCATCGCGAAGACACTCCTGGAGAGCGACTGCGGCCTCATTCGATACCTGGAGAGTTCCGGTGGCCACTTCCACGCCGAGACCAACCTGGTCCTCCATGCCCTCCTCACCTACTCACGTGCACCCCCCTGCGGCCTCCTCGAAGACTTCCAAAAATGTTCCGAAGCGGACGCGATCGAAGGTCACGTTTCAAG ATTGCCCGATGACGCGCGGCAGTTTGCCGAATTTGCGCTCGGATTTGGTGACCGGCGATAACAGCGGCGATTCGACCGAGTCGTTGATCGACGAGGCGGAGGATTATTTGCGACGGAGCATCGATTCGATGCTGACAATATCCAGTAGCGGCGTCAGTTCCGATTATTGGAACAGACAGACGACCAGGCGGAGACGTACGCGACGATTCTCCGAGCCGGATCTCATCCGTGACTGGCATCCGCCGCAGGATGCCAGACCGTACCTGCCAAAG ATACCAAGGGATCTCAAGCTGGATCATCTCGTGAAGGTTATATCGCCAGAGGGTAAAGTTCTTCAAGGCCGAGTCAGATACGTGGGACCCGTACCTGGTCGTGAGGAGATACACGTTGGTGTGGAGTTACCCTATTTAAACGGCTCCTCTGATGGCACTTTTCACGGCAGAAGATTCTTCGATTG CAAGTGTTTTGCCGATCGACAACACGATGAATAA
- the LOC143425325 gene encoding uncharacterized protein LOC143425325 isoform X3 translates to MDASRDKVDAQKDVPEVSKPVIGPRIDSNTGGNNENPDSESRTFAKVSKGYDGSSSKSEFRDQKSKCTMLKDTAGIKSQAATSTGSLDDTVKSGISNVAATDRQSKDVEEENEAPIDHLDIPDKDLEDLSLKSVSDGDNSVFSDNPDAQLSQQHQRQNQLTEQPKPNDQSENESEELDDIELIFTTDETCRDLGLQEDLVSITETESWQQPAVTGQPVLLKYTKSAEGESLVCNGEKTSSVEEAASSQSSSIDREESVDRFDESSTTRLNKMWSQCSVLVETDISKCGVVEEPEHSTRHAVRRNTLAAPPTAYRPIIHREALVGSRRKSSAPLRPVMDRIAGARRESGAQTDISALPAHWRSESYLAHKVAHTFTTLPSKFALPTGVPGRLRLSDKTREARRVMLSDISFTSMVPELSRSADHLCQDPHAQTCFSSRGCGLRTPDVHRRESLGSPAGFWPRCNPGTGLPSPCDCRLSTDLYSSRYRGSLSSIPSPGLETVGGPSRRHSWRATAASFDTWRVPVATSTPRPTWSSMPSSPTHVHPPAASSKTSKNVPKRTRSKVTFQDCPMTRGSLPNLRSDLVTGDNSGDSTESLIDEAEDYLRRSIDSMLTISSSGVSSDYWNRQTTRRRRTRRFSEPDLIRDWHPPQDARPYLPKIPRDLKLDHLVKVISPEGKVLQGRVRYVGPVPGREEIHVGVELPYLNGSSDGTFHGRRFFDCEPDRAIFVPFKKVILAWCTT, encoded by the exons ATGGACGCGTCCAGGGACAAAGTCGATGCGCAGAAGGACGTGCCGGAGGTATCCAAGCCGGTCATTGGTCCGCGAATCGACAGCAACACCGGTGGTAACAATGAGAATCCCGATTCGGAGTCCCGTACTTTTGCGAAAGTGTCCAAGGGCTACGATGGATCGTCGTCCAAATCGGAGTTCAGGGATCAGAAGTCAAAGTGTACGATGCTGAAAGACACGGCTGGTATTAAATCACAGGCAGCTACGTCCACCGGCAGTTTGGATGATACGGTGAAAAGTGGGATTTCTAACGTGGCGGCTACTGATAGACAATCCAAAGACGTCGAAGAGGAGAACGAGGCGCCAATCGATCACCTGGATATACCGGACAAGGATTTGGAGGATCTAAGCCTGAAGTCTGTCTCCGACGGGGACAATTCGGTGTTCAGCGATAATCCGGACGCGCAACTGTCGCAGCAACATCAACGCCAGAACCAATTAACCGAACAACCAAAGCCAAACGACCAATCCGAGAACGAGTCCGAAGAGCTTGACGATATCGAGCTGATATTCACGACGGACGAAACGTGCCGCGACTTGGGCCTTCAGGAGGATCTGGTCTCTATAACGGAGACCGAATCCTGGCAGCAACCCGCGGTCACTGGCCAGCCGGTGCTGCTGAAATACACCAAGTCAGCCGAGGGCGAATCTTTGGTTTGCAATGGCGAAAAGACCAGTTCAGTTGAGGAGGCTGCCTCCTCGCAGAGCTCGAGCATCGATCGCGAAGAAAGCGTGGACAGGTTCGACGAGAGCTCTACCACCAGGTTGAACAAAATGTGGTCGCAGTGTTCGGTATTGGTCGAGACAGACATAAGCAAGTGCGGCGTCGTTGAAGAGCCTGAACATTCGACTAGACACGCGGTCAGGAGGAACACTTTGGCCGCGCCACCCACCGCTTATAG ACCGATCATTCATCGTGAAGCTTTAGTGGGCAGCCGACGAAAGAGCTCGGCGCCTTTGAGGCCGGTGATGGACAGAATCGCCGGAGCAAGACGAGAGTCTGGTGCTCAAACAGACATTTCTGCGCTTCCAGCTCACTGGCGGTCCGAGAGTTATCTCGCGCACAAAGTGGCTCATACGTTTACCACGTTGCCAAGCAAATTTGCTCTGCCGACCGGGGTGCCTGGAAGACTGCGATTGTCCGACAAGACCCGGGAAGCGAGAAGAGTGATGCTGTCGGACATCAGTTTCACCAGCATGGTGCCAGAGCTGTCTAGAAGCGCCGATCATCTCTGCCAAGATCCTCACGCACAG acCTGTTTCAGTTCCCGTGGTTGCGGTCTCCGTACACCGGACGTGCATCGACGCGAATCGCTGGGATCACCGGCAGGATTTTGGCCTCGTTGCAATCCAGGCACAGGACTTCCTAGTCCCTGTGACTGCCGCCTCTCCACCGACCTCTACTCTTCCCGATATCGCGGCTCTCTGTCTTCGATCCCGTCGCCTGGACTGGAAACCGTTGGCGGACCATCGCGAAGACACTCCTGGAGAGCGACTGCGGCCTCATTCGATACCTGGAGAGTTCCGGTGGCCACTTCCACGCCGAGACCAACCTGGTCCTCCATGCCCTCCTCACCTACTCACGTGCACCCCCCTGCGGCCTCCTCGAAGACTTCCAAAAATGTTCCGAAGCGGACGCGATCGAAGGTCACGTTTCAAG ATTGCCCGATGACGCGCGGCAGTTTGCCGAATTTGCGCTCGGATTTGGTGACCGGCGATAACAGCGGCGATTCGACCGAGTCGTTGATCGACGAGGCGGAGGATTATTTGCGACGGAGCATCGATTCGATGCTGACAATATCCAGTAGCGGCGTCAGTTCCGATTATTGGAACAGACAGACGACCAGGCGGAGACGTACGCGACGATTCTCCGAGCCGGATCTCATCCGTGACTGGCATCCGCCGCAGGATGCCAGACCGTACCTGCCAAAG ATACCAAGGGATCTCAAGCTGGATCATCTCGTGAAGGTTATATCGCCAGAGGGTAAAGTTCTTCAAGGCCGAGTCAGATACGTGGGACCCGTACCTGGTCGTGAGGAGATACACGTTGGTGTGGAGTTACCCTATTTAAACGGCTCCTCTGATGGCACTTTTCACGGCAGAAGATTCTTCGATTG CGAACCAGATCGAGCGATTTTCGTTCCCTTCAAGAAGGTGATTCTGGCCTGGTGTACTACTTGA